A genomic window from Clostridium aceticum includes:
- a CDS encoding NCS2 family permease encodes MEKIFKLKENHTNVKTEVMAGITTFMTMAYILVVNPSVLSATGMDLGALFTATALSAIVATLVMALYANLPYALAPAMGPNAFFAFTVVIGMGYSWETALTIVFLEGILFLLLTFFNIREAIVHAIPLTVKKAMSVGIGLFIAFLGLYNSGIVVTGMFHIGEGVLDGVPMAIGNITSGSPLLACIGLLLTGFLMARKVKGALLLGILATTIIGIPMGVTQLPEGLRLFSAPPSLSPILFQFDFSNLFSLDILVLLFIFLFVDMFNTVGTLVGVGAKANMLDEEGNIPKAKEALFADAVGTTMGAVFGTSTVTTYVESAAGVAAGGRTGLTALSTAFMFVMALFLSPLFIMIPAAATAPALVLVGLFMISPIKDIDFDDFTEAIPAFLTIIMMPLTYSISEGIIFGMMSYLVLKLLAGKRKEISPLMYIIVVLFIIKIAVG; translated from the coding sequence TTGGAAAAAATTTTTAAATTAAAAGAAAATCATACCAATGTAAAAACAGAGGTAATGGCAGGCATTACCACCTTTATGACAATGGCTTATATTCTCGTTGTCAATCCCAGTGTTTTATCAGCAACCGGTATGGACCTAGGGGCACTATTTACTGCCACCGCATTATCTGCTATCGTGGCTACCCTAGTAATGGCACTTTATGCAAACCTGCCCTATGCACTAGCTCCTGCTATGGGACCTAACGCTTTCTTTGCTTTTACTGTGGTTATAGGTATGGGTTATTCCTGGGAAACAGCCTTAACAATTGTCTTTTTAGAGGGTATTCTTTTCCTACTTCTTACCTTCTTTAACATTCGAGAAGCGATTGTTCATGCTATACCCTTGACAGTAAAAAAAGCTATGTCGGTGGGAATTGGACTGTTTATTGCTTTTCTAGGCTTATATAATTCTGGCATCGTTGTTACCGGCATGTTTCATATAGGAGAGGGTGTATTAGACGGTGTGCCTATGGCCATCGGTAATATTACTTCCGGTTCTCCTTTACTGGCTTGCATAGGATTACTGCTTACAGGTTTTCTTATGGCGCGGAAGGTCAAAGGTGCGTTACTATTAGGTATCTTAGCCACTACGATTATAGGAATTCCTATGGGGGTTACACAGTTACCTGAAGGATTAAGGTTATTTAGTGCACCACCTTCCTTGAGTCCTATTCTATTTCAATTTGATTTTTCTAATTTATTTTCACTAGACATTTTAGTCCTATTATTTATATTTCTATTTGTTGATATGTTTAATACTGTAGGCACACTTGTAGGGGTAGGAGCTAAGGCAAATATGCTGGATGAAGAGGGAAATATTCCCAAAGCAAAAGAAGCTTTATTTGCGGATGCAGTAGGTACTACTATGGGAGCAGTATTTGGTACAAGCACTGTAACGACTTATGTAGAAAGTGCAGCTGGTGTTGCGGCTGGGGGCAGAACTGGACTTACAGCCTTATCTACAGCTTTTATGTTTGTGATGGCACTGTTTTTATCCCCTCTATTTATCATGATTCCTGCGGCGGCCACGGCACCTGCATTAGTGTTAGTAGGATTGTTTATGATCTCTCCTATAAAAGATATAGATTTTGATGACTTCACTGAAGCTATCCCTGCTTTTTTAACGATAATTATGATGCCTCTTACCTATAGCATCTCTGAGGGAATCATTTTTGGTATGATGAGCTATTTAGTACTAAAACTATTAGCTGGAAAAAGAAAAGAAATTTCTCCCTTAATGTATATCATTGTGGTGTTATTTATCATAAAAATTGCAGTTGGATAG
- a CDS encoding CheR family methyltransferase, with amino-acid sequence MMKEKSLYNLHNQDIETELLLEAIFLKYGHDFRNYSRAHIKRRVLRRLSISKLSNISEMLYRVLYDRKFFEVLLMDFSINVTEMFRDPSFYRAIRKEVIPVLKTYPYIKIWQAGCATGEEVYSMAILLKEEGLYERAQIYATDFNEKVLQKAKEGIYPIDTIKEYTYNYQQAGGTTSFSDYYTAKRDFVTLDETLKKKMIFADHNLVIDGVFGEMHMIICRNVLIYFNRELQNRVIHLFYESLCYGGILCLGSKENIKFLNWEKKFQVVNEKERIFQKN; translated from the coding sequence ATGATGAAAGAGAAATCTTTATATAATTTACATAATCAGGATATCGAAACAGAACTTTTACTGGAAGCAATATTTTTGAAGTATGGACACGACTTTAGAAATTATTCACGAGCCCATATTAAAAGACGGGTTTTAAGGCGACTTTCCATTTCTAAGTTAAGCAATATTTCTGAAATGCTTTATAGGGTGCTTTATGACAGAAAGTTTTTTGAAGTATTGCTTATGGATTTTTCTATTAATGTCACAGAAATGTTTCGCGATCCATCCTTCTACAGAGCAATCAGAAAAGAAGTCATTCCTGTTTTAAAAACCTATCCTTATATAAAAATATGGCAAGCAGGCTGTGCTACCGGTGAGGAAGTATATTCAATGGCGATCCTTCTGAAGGAAGAGGGTTTGTATGAAAGGGCTCAAATCTATGCTACTGATTTTAATGAGAAGGTATTACAGAAAGCAAAGGAAGGGATATATCCCATTGACACAATAAAAGAGTATACTTATAATTATCAACAAGCTGGGGGGACAACATCATTTTCTGATTATTATACTGCAAAGCGTGACTTCGTCACATTGGATGAAACCCTCAAGAAAAAAATGATTTTCGCAGATCATAACCTTGTGATTGACGGAGTATTTGGTGAAATGCACATGATCATATGTCGAAATGTACTCATATACTTCAATAGAGAACTTCAAAATAGGGTCATCCATCTTTTTTATGAAAGTCTATGCTATGGTGGTATTTTATGCTTGGGTTCTAAAGAAAACATAAAATTTTTGAACTGGGAAAAAAAGTTTCAAGTAGTAAATGAGAAAGAACGAATATTTCAAAAAAATTAA
- a CDS encoding ABC-F family ATP-binding cassette domain-containing protein, translating into MSILTVKNLSHGFGDRAIFSNVSFRLLKGEHIGLIGANGEGKSSFMNIITGKLEPDEGQIDWAKQVRVGYLDQHTVLQKGMTIRTVLKGAFQYLFDLETQMNEICDKMGEASPEELEQLLEDMGTIQDTLTNNDFYTIDSKVEEIGRGLGLEDIGLDKDVHDLSGGQRTKVLLAKLLLEKPDILLLDEPTNYLDEQHIEWLKRYLQEYENAFILISHDIPFLNSVINLIYHMENQELNRYVGDYDNFLQVYDVKKQQLESAYRKQQQEIEELKDFVARNKARVSTRNMAMSRQKKLDKMEVIELAREKPKPEFNFKESRTSGKLIFETKELVIGYDEPLSKPLNLRMERGQKIALMGANGLGKTTLLKSILSEIKSISGSVELGDYLHIGYFQQEIKEANYKTCIDEVWQDFPSYTQYEVRAALAKCGLTTQHIESKVVVLSGGEQAKVRLCKLINKETNLLILDEPTNHLDVEAKEELKRALQAYKGSLLLICHEPEFYRDVVTDVWNCETWTTKIV; encoded by the coding sequence ATGAGTATTTTAACGGTAAAAAACTTGAGTCATGGCTTCGGAGACCGAGCAATCTTTAGTAATGTTTCCTTTCGACTTTTAAAGGGTGAGCATATAGGTCTTATCGGTGCAAACGGTGAAGGTAAATCTAGCTTTATGAACATCATTACTGGAAAACTAGAGCCTGACGAAGGGCAAATAGATTGGGCAAAGCAAGTTAGAGTTGGCTATCTAGACCAACACACAGTTCTTCAAAAAGGTATGACAATTCGTACTGTGCTAAAGGGTGCCTTCCAATACCTTTTTGATTTAGAAACCCAAATGAATGAAATTTGTGACAAAATGGGAGAAGCTTCTCCAGAAGAATTAGAGCAGCTATTAGAAGACATGGGTACGATTCAAGATACCTTGACCAATAATGATTTTTATACTATTGATTCAAAGGTAGAAGAAATCGGTCGTGGTCTAGGATTAGAGGATATCGGCCTTGATAAAGATGTTCATGACTTAAGTGGGGGACAACGAACAAAAGTATTGCTGGCAAAACTATTGTTGGAAAAACCAGATATTCTTCTTTTAGATGAGCCCACCAACTATCTTGATGAACAACATATAGAGTGGTTAAAACGTTACCTCCAGGAGTATGAAAATGCATTTATTTTGATTTCTCATGATATTCCTTTTCTTAATAGTGTCATTAACTTGATCTATCATATGGAAAATCAAGAGTTAAATCGCTATGTTGGTGATTATGACAACTTCCTTCAGGTTTATGATGTGAAAAAGCAGCAGCTAGAATCTGCTTATAGAAAACAACAACAGGAAATTGAAGAACTGAAAGACTTTGTTGCTAGAAATAAAGCTAGAGTTTCCACTAGAAATATGGCTATGTCCCGACAAAAAAAATTGGACAAAATGGAAGTAATTGAACTGGCAAGAGAAAAACCCAAACCAGAGTTCAATTTTAAGGAATCAAGAACCTCTGGTAAACTTATTTTTGAAACAAAGGAGCTTGTTATCGGATACGATGAACCCCTTTCCAAACCATTAAACCTAAGAATGGAACGGGGACAAAAAATAGCATTAATGGGAGCCAATGGACTAGGTAAAACCACATTACTAAAAAGTATTCTCAGTGAAATTAAGTCCATCTCTGGATCAGTAGAACTAGGTGACTACCTCCATATAGGCTACTTCCAGCAGGAAATCAAAGAGGCCAACTATAAGACCTGTATAGATGAAGTATGGCAGGACTTTCCTTCTTATACACAGTATGAAGTCCGTGCTGCCTTAGCAAAATGCGGATTAACCACACAGCATATAGAAAGCAAGGTAGTGGTGCTAAGCGGTGGGGAACAGGCAAAGGTGCGATTGTGCAAGCTAATCAATAAAGAAACCAATCTACTGATTCTAGATGAGCCTACCAACCATTTAGACGTAGAAGCAAAAGAAGAACTGAAACGTGCCCTGCAAGCCTATAAAGGCAGTCTTCTTTTGATTTGCCATGAACCAGAATTTTATCGAGATGTTGTTACGGATGTTTGGAACTGTGAAACCTGGACAACTAAGATTGTTTAG
- a CDS encoding GGDEF domain-containing response regulator, with amino-acid sequence MKNNKINDEINILIVDDRVENLLVLEGLLESIDCNIIKATSGNEALGLMLEHDIALVLLDVQMPEMDGFETAELMRGNDRTRHVPIIFVTAIYKEKRFIFKGYEIGAVDYLFKPIEPVILKSKVNVFLDLYRQKKLLKEQAQLLEEKLKEVLVLQEANGRLHSLSNLDGLTGIPNRRSFDEYMKRSWRDSIREQQPISIIMIDIDCFKAYNDHYGHIKGDECLIKVAKSLAASVKRPMDFVARYGGEEFVAILPKTDGKGATLVAEDLRKTIQQLAIEHKYSQVIPYITVSLGVATIIPKESYSIEAFIDSADKALYQAKLGGRNRVISSGIK; translated from the coding sequence ATGAAGAACAATAAGATAAATGATGAGATAAATATACTTATTGTAGACGATCGAGTAGAAAATCTTTTGGTGCTTGAAGGATTACTTGAATCGATAGATTGTAATATTATTAAAGCAACTTCTGGTAATGAAGCATTAGGACTAATGCTAGAACATGATATAGCTTTGGTATTACTAGATGTTCAAATGCCGGAAATGGATGGTTTTGAAACAGCTGAGCTTATGCGGGGAAATGATAGGACACGTCATGTGCCTATTATATTTGTTACCGCTATTTATAAAGAGAAAAGGTTTATTTTCAAGGGATATGAAATCGGAGCTGTAGACTATTTATTTAAACCTATAGAACCAGTCATATTAAAAAGTAAAGTAAATGTATTTTTAGATCTTTATAGGCAAAAAAAGCTATTGAAGGAACAAGCTCAATTACTTGAGGAAAAACTAAAGGAAGTTCTAGTACTGCAGGAGGCTAATGGAAGGCTTCATTCCCTTTCAAACCTTGATGGTCTTACAGGAATACCAAATAGAAGAAGCTTTGACGAGTACATGAAAAGAAGTTGGCGTGATAGTATAAGAGAGCAACAACCCATATCAATTATTATGATAGATATTGACTGCTTTAAGGCCTATAATGATCATTATGGACATATAAAGGGAGATGAGTGTTTAATAAAGGTGGCCAAAAGCCTAGCTGCTTCTGTCAAAAGACCCATGGACTTCGTAGCACGTTATGGTGGAGAGGAATTTGTTGCTATACTGCCTAAAACAGATGGAAAAGGGGCAACTTTAGTAGCAGAAGACTTAAGAAAAACCATTCAGCAGTTGGCTATTGAGCATAAATATTCTCAGGTAATTCCTTATATTACCGTTAGCCTAGGGGTGGCCACTATCATCCCAAAGGAATCTTATTCTATCGAAGCATTTATAGATAGTGCAGACAAAGCGTTATATCAAGCCAAGTTAGGCGGGCGAAATCGAGTAATTAGCAGCGGCATAAAGTGA
- a CDS encoding chemotaxis protein CheB: MKYEAVAIGASTGGIRALKMILSTLPKRFSASILIVQHLSPYSDNFLIQYLKDLCKIQVKEANEKELVQKGCAYIAPPNYHLMIEKDRHLSLSVEKKVNFSRPSIDVLFESAADAYGDRLIGIILTGASCDGSKGLEEVKARGGLTIVEEPKSAEAYIMPSAAIARTKVDYVLPLDRIGPLLNDLVG; this comes from the coding sequence ATGAAATATGAAGCTGTGGCTATAGGTGCCTCTACTGGAGGTATACGGGCCCTTAAGATGATTCTTAGCACCTTACCTAAGCGTTTTTCAGCTTCTATACTGATTGTTCAACATCTAAGTCCTTATTCAGATAACTTTCTTATACAGTATTTGAAGGACTTATGCAAAATTCAAGTAAAAGAGGCCAATGAGAAGGAGCTAGTACAGAAGGGATGTGCCTATATTGCACCTCCTAATTATCATCTGATGATAGAAAAAGATCGACACTTGTCACTATCGGTGGAGAAGAAGGTTAATTTTTCAAGACCGTCTATTGATGTTTTGTTTGAGTCAGCGGCAGATGCCTACGGTGATAGATTAATAGGCATTATTCTTACTGGTGCAAGTTGTGATGGGAGTAAAGGTTTAGAAGAAGTAAAGGCGAGGGGCGGATTGACGATTGTAGAAGAACCTAAGTCTGCTGAAGCGTACATTATGCCTAGTGCAGCAATAGCTAGAACAAAGGTAGACTATGTACTTCCGCTAGATAGGATAGGGCCATTATTAAATGATTTGGTGGGATGA
- a CDS encoding response regulator, whose product MELLKNLKIRTKISVGFGLVLIVLVVSILFQWLGLNRLNKDFSKYREIATQEVLAGRVQANFFKTHIAFKNFIRLEEASQEKVFQENFLKMEGFISELNSKIDHEERRESIETIARLAKEYKENFNKVVAYKAERQQIFQVLASKGPEIEKNLSKMMEVAYNSQEEDKIYGGSKALNHLMLARLEIYSFLRDYDRTRVEKVKNELLEMDQWIKFTEDVFHTSGDKALIEAIKEDKEMYLNSFIQISEVVEETNATIGYLHEIGPEIANLAENIKLSIIEEQDIYGPKVKRDNQRALIRLGFLSALGLIISVIVSIAIVKIVTFPVNTVTSTFKDISEGEADLKVRLEVESTDELGEMAKYFNRFMEKLQKIMNENKDQNWIKTGQAELNEKMRGQEDMATLSHNILSYVATYLKAQIGAIYIKNGEDTYRLLGSFAYKKRKNLSNEFKLGEGIIGQSAVEKQVFIISNVPDDYIKINSGVGEAVPKNIVVVPCLLDKEVKCLIELGSFHEFTEIQIEFLNQISQNIAINIHAIEARIRMEELLDRMTAQSEELKVQQEELRQSNRELEEQTQALKESEAQLQSQQEELRVINEELVEHTKNLELQKSDIDKKNQYLVNAQSEIQEKAKALEIANKYKTEFLANMSHELRTPLNSILVLSQLLAEKKDRTPLTEKQLEFAGTIHAAGSELLRLINDVLDLSKVEAGQVDINLEDIKLRDLAESMEKSFREIANSRNLDFHVLVDQEVPETIFTDVHKLQQILNNLLSNAFKFTEEGSVTLKISCSEKEFLSSAETSLKNPVIISVEDTGIGISPEKHTVIFEAFKQADGTTSRRYGGTGLGLSITKELVKVLGGKIHIKSQEGEGSTFTLILPIVPGEKIDYEEVATSREDKCDLSHQVEDLENFKRLLVVGMDRAESYKIVKTLEKKDRVISSVETGMEAINLLKTQEIHCMILDVKLKDMSGFEFLEKLKVQEIVEIPIIVYTEKSLTLDEETLLHQYVESIIIKGARSTERLIGEIDLFLSNLKERREHKSQKTIRTNEEKEETLIGRKILIVDDDMRNVFTLSNMLEEKGMEVIVGRNGKEGVDKLQENADIDLILMDIMMPEMDGYTAIEKIRRDKKFFKIPIIALTAKSMREDRQKCIEAGANDYLTKPIETNKLLSLLRVWLYR is encoded by the coding sequence ATGGAGCTGCTAAAGAACTTAAAGATAAGGACAAAAATATCTGTTGGATTTGGACTAGTATTGATTGTACTGGTAGTATCCATTTTATTTCAATGGCTTGGTTTAAATAGGTTGAATAAGGACTTTTCAAAGTATAGGGAGATAGCTACACAGGAAGTGCTAGCTGGGAGAGTACAAGCGAATTTCTTTAAAACCCATATTGCATTTAAAAACTTTATACGTTTAGAAGAGGCTTCACAGGAAAAGGTTTTCCAGGAGAATTTTTTAAAAATGGAGGGCTTTATTTCTGAACTAAATAGCAAGATCGACCACGAGGAACGTAGAGAAAGTATAGAAACTATCGCTAGGCTTGCTAAGGAATATAAAGAAAACTTTAATAAAGTTGTAGCATATAAAGCTGAGAGGCAGCAGATATTTCAAGTGCTTGCCAGCAAAGGACCTGAAATAGAGAAAAATTTATCGAAGATGATGGAGGTTGCCTATAACAGTCAAGAAGAAGACAAGATTTATGGTGGCAGTAAGGCCCTTAATCATTTGATGTTGGCAAGATTGGAGATTTACAGTTTTTTAAGAGACTATGATAGGACGAGGGTAGAAAAGGTAAAAAATGAACTTTTGGAGATGGATCAATGGATAAAATTCACTGAAGATGTTTTTCATACTTCTGGTGACAAAGCCCTCATAGAAGCAATAAAAGAAGATAAGGAAATGTACTTAAATAGCTTTATCCAGATAAGTGAGGTAGTAGAGGAAACAAATGCTACGATAGGGTATTTGCATGAGATAGGGCCAGAGATAGCAAATTTGGCGGAGAATATTAAACTTTCTATTATAGAAGAGCAGGATATTTATGGACCGAAGGTAAAGCGAGATAATCAAAGAGCCTTAATAAGATTAGGTTTTTTATCGGCATTGGGATTAATCATATCGGTGATTGTATCAATAGCAATTGTTAAAATTGTTACTTTCCCTGTAAATACAGTTACTAGTACTTTTAAAGATATTTCGGAGGGAGAAGCAGACTTAAAAGTAAGATTAGAGGTAGAATCCACTGATGAGCTGGGAGAAATGGCAAAGTACTTTAATAGGTTTATGGAGAAGTTACAGAAGATTATGAATGAAAATAAGGATCAAAATTGGATTAAAACGGGACAAGCAGAGTTAAATGAAAAAATGCGAGGCCAAGAAGATATGGCGACTTTAAGTCATAATATCCTATCCTATGTTGCTACATATCTAAAGGCACAAATTGGTGCTATCTATATCAAAAATGGGGAAGATACCTATAGGCTGTTAGGAAGTTTTGCTTATAAAAAAAGAAAGAATTTGTCAAATGAATTTAAGTTAGGAGAAGGAATTATTGGTCAATCGGCAGTAGAAAAGCAAGTTTTCATTATATCCAATGTCCCAGATGATTATATTAAAATAAACTCAGGAGTAGGAGAAGCTGTTCCAAAAAATATTGTTGTTGTCCCTTGCTTACTTGATAAAGAAGTGAAGTGCCTTATTGAACTAGGGTCCTTTCATGAGTTTACTGAAATACAAATAGAATTTTTGAATCAAATCAGTCAAAACATTGCCATTAATATACACGCAATAGAGGCTAGAATAAGGATGGAGGAGCTGCTTGACAGAATGACTGCACAGTCTGAAGAACTTAAAGTGCAGCAAGAAGAGCTGAGACAAAGTAATAGAGAACTTGAGGAGCAAACCCAAGCATTGAAGGAGTCAGAAGCACAACTGCAATCTCAACAGGAGGAATTGAGAGTCATCAATGAAGAGCTAGTAGAGCATACTAAAAACTTGGAGTTACAAAAAAGTGATATCGATAAGAAAAATCAATACCTAGTAAATGCACAAAGTGAAATTCAGGAAAAGGCCAAGGCCCTTGAGATCGCTAACAAATACAAGACTGAGTTTCTGGCGAATATGTCTCATGAGTTGAGAACCCCTTTAAATAGTATCCTTGTTTTATCTCAACTGCTTGCAGAAAAAAAAGATCGGACACCTCTTACAGAAAAACAACTGGAATTTGCAGGCACAATACATGCAGCAGGTTCAGAGCTGTTAAGGCTTATTAATGATGTTCTAGATCTGTCTAAAGTTGAAGCAGGTCAGGTAGATATCAATTTAGAAGATATCAAACTACGAGATTTAGCAGAAAGTATGGAAAAGTCCTTTAGGGAAATTGCAAATAGTAGGAATTTAGATTTTCATGTTCTAGTAGATCAAGAGGTACCAGAAACAATCTTCACTGATGTCCATAAGCTTCAACAGATTCTTAATAATCTTCTTTCCAATGCATTTAAGTTTACTGAAGAAGGAAGTGTTACTTTAAAAATTTCTTGTTCTGAAAAAGAATTTTTATCTAGTGCAGAGACAAGTTTAAAAAATCCAGTAATTATTTCGGTAGAAGATACAGGGATAGGGATTTCACCAGAGAAGCATACTGTGATATTTGAGGCTTTTAAGCAGGCAGACGGTACCACTAGTAGAAGGTATGGTGGTACAGGTTTAGGTTTATCCATTACCAAAGAGCTTGTCAAGGTATTGGGAGGAAAGATTCATATAAAAAGTCAAGAAGGAGAAGGAAGTACTTTTACTTTAATTCTTCCTATAGTTCCTGGTGAGAAAATAGACTATGAAGAAGTGGCAACTTCTAGAGAAGATAAGTGTGATCTATCTCATCAGGTAGAAGATCTAGAAAATTTCAAAAGATTGCTTGTGGTCGGTATGGATAGGGCTGAAAGCTATAAAATAGTAAAAACCTTAGAAAAGAAAGATAGGGTAATTTCATCGGTAGAAACTGGTATGGAGGCAATCAATCTATTAAAAACTCAAGAAATCCACTGCATGATATTGGATGTAAAACTTAAGGATATGTCAGGTTTTGAGTTTTTAGAAAAGCTGAAGGTACAAGAGATTGTAGAAATTCCTATCATAGTATACACAGAAAAATCCCTTACCCTCGACGAGGAGACATTACTACACCAGTATGTGGAAAGTATCATTATTAAAGGTGCTAGGTCTACAGAGAGATTGATTGGCGAGATAGATTTATTCTTGTCAAATCTGAAGGAAAGAAGAGAGCATAAAAGTCAAAAGACAATTCGAACAAATGAAGAAAAAGAAGAAACTTTGATAGGGAGAAAAATCCTTATTGTAGATGATGATATGAGAAATGTATTTACACTTTCGAATATGCTAGAAGAAAAAGGAATGGAAGTAATTGTAGGGAGAAATGGAAAAGAAGGCGTGGATAAGCTGCAAGAAAATGCTGATATAGATCTAATTCTCATGGATATTATGATGCCAGAGATGGATGGGTATACCGCCATAGAGAAGATTAGAAGAGATAAAAAGTTCTTTAAGATCCCTATTATTGCTCTAACTGCAAAATCAATGAGGGAAGACCGTCAAAAGTGTATTGAAGCTGGAGCCAATGATTATTTAACAAAACCAATTGAAACAAATAAACTATTGTCACTTTTAAGGGTGTGGTTATATAGATGA
- a CDS encoding amidohydrolase family protein, translating into MLIDAHVHVALNPLYNRQTWEAADRGKKVAWLREILQQYKRRGIYILRDGGDRIFASKLAREVAEEEGMIYKSPIYGLYKKGHYGSFLGKPIEDLGDFKREFKLLLEHQLDHLKIILTGMVNFQKYGDVGETTFTLEELRYMVQQARAYNLPVMVHANGPDGVSKAIKAGVHTIEHGYLMSAAEVDAMAEKDIIWVPTLAPLGNILAANEDRFKQERVVIQKVYDGQLKNIRRAIDAGVKVALGSDAGSYGVHHGSGLLDEIQHFQAIGIEKKEVKKIAFENGLKALNIDTDTLEKKPSYYL; encoded by the coding sequence ATGTTGATTGATGCACATGTACATGTAGCCTTGAACCCCTTATATAACAGACAGACATGGGAAGCTGCCGATAGGGGGAAGAAAGTAGCTTGGTTAAGGGAAATTTTACAGCAGTATAAGAGGCGTGGAATTTATATCTTAAGAGACGGTGGAGATAGAATTTTTGCTTCTAAATTAGCTAGAGAAGTTGCTGAAGAAGAAGGGATGATTTATAAGTCTCCTATATATGGCCTATATAAAAAAGGGCATTATGGTTCTTTTTTAGGAAAACCTATAGAGGATTTAGGGGATTTTAAAAGGGAGTTTAAACTTCTTTTAGAACACCAACTAGATCATTTAAAAATTATCTTGACAGGTATGGTAAACTTCCAAAAATATGGAGATGTTGGAGAAACCACCTTTACCTTAGAAGAGCTAAGATACATGGTGCAGCAAGCAAGGGCCTACAATCTACCTGTTATGGTACATGCCAATGGCCCAGACGGGGTAAGCAAAGCCATAAAGGCAGGGGTCCATACAATAGAGCACGGCTACTTGATGTCGGCGGCAGAAGTTGATGCTATGGCTGAAAAAGATATCATATGGGTACCTACTTTAGCGCCATTAGGAAATATTTTGGCAGCTAACGAGGATAGATTCAAACAGGAAAGAGTAGTCATCCAAAAGGTATACGATGGACAGTTAAAAAATATAAGAAGGGCTATTGATGCTGGAGTAAAGGTAGCCTTGGGTAGTGATGCAGGTTCTTATGGTGTTCATCATGGCAGTGGGCTACTGGATGAAATACAGCACTTTCAAGCAATAGGTATAGAAAAGAAAGAAGTAAAGAAAATTGCTTTTGAAAATGGCTTAAAGGCACTGAATATAGATACGGATACTTTAGAAAAAAAACCTTCTTACTATTTATAA